GATACGGTTGAGTTTTTATCGGGAATATTTGAAGGGAAAACTACAGGAGCTTCAATAGGTTTTATTATTAAGAACACAAACCAAAAGAGTAAAGACTATAATCATAATACTAACGTGTATAGACCTTCACATGCCGATTATACCTACGATAAAAAATATGGAATAAGAGATCATAGAGGTGGAGGACGTACTTCAGCGAGAGAAACAGCCAATTGGGTTGTAGCTGGAGCTTTAGCTAAACAATTAATTAAGCATATCAATATAAATGCTTTTACATCTTCTGTTGGAGATATCTTCATAGATAGACCTTATCAAGATTTAGACTTTTCTAAAACTGAAAGTAATATTGTTCGTTGTCCAGATGAAACTTCTGCGGAAAAGATGATTGAAAAAATCAATCAGATTAGAAAAGCTGGAGATACTATTGGAGGAACTATTACTTGTGTAGCTCAAAATATGCCAGTAGGGTTAGGAGAGCCTATCTTTCATAAATTACATGCTGAATTAGGAAAGGCAATGTTATCGATTAATGCAGTAAAAGGATTTGAATTTGGAAGTGGTTTTTGCGGAGCAAAGATGCAAGGTTCAGAACATAATGATATTTTTAAAGAAGATGGTACTACAGAATCGAATCTTTCAGGAGGAATCCAAGGAGGAGTTTCAAATGGAATGGATGTTTATTTTAGAGTAGCATTTAAACCTGTAGCAACCATTATGCAGAATCAGAAAACGATAAATTCTGAAGGAGAAGCTACAGAAATACATGGAAAAGGACGACACGATCCTTGTGTAGTACCAAGAGCGGTCCCTATTGTAGAAGCACTTACTGCTTTAGTTTTAGCCGACTTTTGGTTATTAGATAAGACAAGAAAAATATAAAGAAAAGCTGAACTAAGTTCAGCTTTTTGTTTATAAAAACTATACAATTACCTTGTGTTATGTTTTGTTTGTTTTGTAATTTTACAAAGTCACTTCGAGTGATTTCAGTTTTCTACTGAAATTGTATCGAGAAGTTATATAACTTGTTCTCGATAAAATCATTCTAAAGACATTTTAGTAACATTTTATGGAGAAGGTATGGACTACATTAAAGGGCGTGGTGCACAACATAACACGCATAATAAATTTTTACAGCACC
The sequence above is a segment of the Tenacibaculum sp. 190130A14a genome. Coding sequences within it:
- the aroC gene encoding chorismate synthase — protein: MFNTFGNILRVTTYGESHGVAIGGVIDGFPAGMEVDFEAIQNELDRRKPGQSKIVTQRKEPDTVEFLSGIFEGKTTGASIGFIIKNTNQKSKDYNHNTNVYRPSHADYTYDKKYGIRDHRGGGRTSARETANWVVAGALAKQLIKHININAFTSSVGDIFIDRPYQDLDFSKTESNIVRCPDETSAEKMIEKINQIRKAGDTIGGTITCVAQNMPVGLGEPIFHKLHAELGKAMLSINAVKGFEFGSGFCGAKMQGSEHNDIFKEDGTTESNLSGGIQGGVSNGMDVYFRVAFKPVATIMQNQKTINSEGEATEIHGKGRHDPCVVPRAVPIVEALTALVLADFWLLDKTRKI